The Saccharopolyspora gregorii genomic interval CGACCCGCTCGGCAGGGTGCTGCGGTACCTGGTGCGGCGCGGGTTGTTCACCGAGCCGGAACCGGACGTCTTCGGCCCCAACGAGGCCTCCCGCGCCCTCCAGGCCGACGCCCCGGGCGGCAGCCGCGAATGGCTCGACCTGGACGGCGCCGTCGGCCGCGCCGACCTGGCCTTCGTGGAACTCGTCGAGCAGGTCCGCGGCCACCACGCCGCTTATCCCGCCGCGTTCGGCCGCTCCTTCCGGGAGGACCTCGCGCACGACCCGCAGCTGTCGGACTCCTTCGACGACCTGATGGAGACCAAGTCCGACGAGCTGGCCCCGGCCATCGCCGCGGCGGTCCCCTGGGAGCGGTTCGGGCGGGTGACCGACGTGGGCGGTGGCAAGGGCGTGCTGCTCGCCGAACTCCTGGAACGGCACCCGGACCTGCTCGGGACGCTGGTGGACCTGTCCGGCCCCGCCGGAACCGCGGAGGGGTACCTGGAGTCGCGCGGGGTGCGCGATCGCGCCGAGGTCGTCGTCGGCGACTTCTTCGACCCGCTACCGCC includes:
- a CDS encoding methyltransferase, translating into MAPEPVDVWAMADLVTPFAVRTAATLRLADIVQDGELPLDEIAKRSGAEADPLGRVLRYLVRRGLFTEPEPDVFGPNEASRALQADAPGGSREWLDLDGAVGRADLAFVELVEQVRGHHAAYPAAFGRSFREDLAHDPQLSDSFDDLMETKSDELAPAIAAAVPWERFGRVTDVGGGKGVLLAELLERHPDLLGTLVDLSGPAGTAEGYLESRGVRDRAEVVVGDFFDPLPPGADAYVLCDVLGDWEDADAVRLLGRCAEAAGADGREGSVLIIELLPDQDGEFTEMDLRMMVYVGGRMRDLDRTERIVGAAGLFIASVTMLDDGHGVIECLPDR